In the genome of Populus nigra chromosome 9, ddPopNigr1.1, whole genome shotgun sequence, one region contains:
- the LOC133703597 gene encoding probable LRR receptor-like serine/threonine-protein kinase At1g29720 isoform X6 has translation MIITVTLLHSQRLQSSRQASSGIGQPYLCPKNRFHSQLSIRHNSGGMGFDEKSVFHLAYCKSLVRKYSWTFGKFYCPHLLVWLTYLSLESNQFSGVVPPELGKLVNLKSLILSGNKLVGTLPEALAQIKDLKDFRVSDNNLNGTVPEFIGNWTQLQKLELYATGLQGPIPLAIFHLEKLSDLRIADMPGPEFQLPSSPIERQFLVLRNINLTGTIPENAWKVEKTLDLTFNKLVGEIPPNTIRRRQFTFLSGNKLTGTVQDSFLQNSPNLDVSYNNFLRSPRCSSSNENNINWFRSSSSNNKLSDLLPCSEISRCPKYYRSFHINCGGQDVKNGKILYEGDQGGGSNAAARSYNRSGSNWGFSSTGDFMDDESFYDNKYTLQSNSNISVIDFELYATARKTPLSITYYGYCLENGNYTVRLHFAEIQFTDEKLYNKVARRVFDIYIQGIQVLKDFNFTEEAKGSNRSFTRAFNTTVTDRTLEIRLYWAGKGTTVIPIRGNYGPIISAISVCSGYRTYCEEPVETSKKPIVIGVVTSAVFLIFLVMGVIYWKLCYGDKYTRERELKGLDLKTGSFTLRQLKAATDNFNSENKIGEGGFGSVYKGELADGTIIAVKQLSPKSRQGNREFVNEIGIISCLQHPNLVRLYGCCIEGDQLLLVYEYMENNSLSRALFGAGSETSALMLDWTTRYKICVGIARGLAFLHEGSAIRIVHRDIKGTNVLLDKDLNAKISDFGLAKLNEEENTHISTRVAGTIGYMAPEYALWGYLTDKADVYSFGVVALEIVSGKSNSSYRPENENVCLLDWAHVLQKKENLMEIVDPKLQSEFNKEEAERMIKAALLCTNASPSIRPAMSEVVSMLEGQTSIPEVTSDPSIYGDDVHSKRVKGHYQQVTDQSLNSTQDLFPPSDKSWIGNSSTSAPELYPINPVSISLNLVKPRL, from the exons ATGATAATTACTGTCACATTACTTCATT CTCAAAGATTACAGTCTTCCAGGCAGGCTTCCTCCGGAATTGGCCAACCTTACTTATGTCCAAAAAAT AGATTTCACTCGCAACTATCTATACGGCACAATTCCGGTGGAATGGGCTTCGATGAAAAATCTGTCTTTCAT CTCGCTTACTGCAAATCGCTTGTCAGGAAATATTCCTGGACATTTGGGAAGTTTTACTGCCCTCACCTACTTGTATGGCTCACCTACTT GAGCCTTGAATCAAATCAGTTTTCTGGTGTTGTCCCACCTGAGCTTGGCAAGCTTGTCAACTTAAAATCTCT GATACTCTCCGGCAATAAGTTAGTGGGGACCTTGCCAGAGGCACTTGCGCAGATAAAAGACTTGAAGGATTT TCGCGTAAGTGATAATAATCTTAATGGCACCGTACCCGAGTTCATTGGGAACTGGACTCAACTTCAAAAGCT TGAATTGTACGCTACTGGATTGCAAGGACCTATACCTCTTGCGATTTTTCATTTGGAAAAGTTGTCTGATTT GAGGATTGCTGATATGCCTGGACCAGAGTTTCAGTTACCTAGCTCGCCGATTGAAAGGCAATTCTT GGTTCTGAGGAACATCAATTTAACTGGAACAATCCCAGAAAACGCATGGAAAGTGGAAAAAACACT CGACTTAACTTTTAACAAGTTGGTTGGGGAGATTCCTCCTAATACAATACGACGACGACAGTTTAC GTTTTTGAGTGGCAACAAGCTGACTGGAACAGTGCAAGACTCATTCCTCCAAAATAGCCCAAATCT TGATGTTTCGTACAATAACTTTTTACGGTCACCAAGATGCAGCAGCAGTAACGA GAATAATATAAACTGGTTTCGAAGCTCGTCCAGCAATAATAAATT AAGCGATCTTCTTCCATGCTCAGAGATATCTCGGTGCCCAAAAt ATTATCGTTCATTCCATATAAACTGTGGTGGACAAGATGTAAAGAATGGGAAAATCTTGTATGAAGGTGATCAAGGTGGTGGAAGTAATGCTGCTGCAAGGAGTTATAATAGATCAGGATCAAACTGGGGATTCAGCAGCACAGGAGATTTCATGGATGATGAAAGTTTCTATGATAACAAATATACGCTTCAATCAAATTCTAATATTTCTGTAATTGACTTTGAATTGTATGCAACAGCACGTAAAACTCCCCTGTCTATCACTTATTATGGATATTGTCTAGAAAATGGGAATTACACTGTCAGACTCCACTTTGCGGAGATACAATTCACAGATGAAAAACTGTACAACAAAGTTGCAAGGCGTGTTTTTGATATTTACATTCAG GGAATACAAGTGCTAAAGGATTTTAACTTTACAGAGGAAGCCAAAGGATCTAACAGAAGTTTCACAAGAGCATTCAACACCACCGTGACAGACCGTACCCTGGAGATCCGATTATACTGGGCTGGAAAAGGCACTACTGTCATTCCAATAAGAGGAAATTATGGTCCTATAATTTCTGCTATATCCGTATGTTCAG GTTACAGAACTTATTGTGAAG aaCCTGTGGAAACAAGTAAGAAACCTATTGTGATCGGAGTTGTCACTTCAGCAGTATTCCTTATTTTCTTGGTAATGGGTGTCATTTATTGGAAGCTCTGCTACGGAGACAAATACACAAGAGAACGAG AGCTTAAAGGGCTGGATTTGAAAACTGGTTCCTTCACCTTGAGGCAGCTAAAAGCGGCCACTGACAATTTCAATTCAGAAAACAAGATTGGAGAGGGTGGTTTTGGATCCGTATACAAG GGTGAATTAGCAGATGGTACTATTATTGCTGTTAAGCAGCTATCTCCAAAATCCAGGCAAGGAAACCGTGAATTTGTGAACGAAATAGGCATTATATCTTGTTTACAGCATCCCAATCTTGTAAGGCTTTATGGATGCTGTATTGAAGGAGACCAGTTGCTTTTGGTGTACGAGTACATGGAAAACAACTCCCTCTCTCGTGCACTTTTCG GAGCAGGTTCCGAAACAAGTGCTCTGATGTTGGATTGGACTACAAGGTACAAGATATGTGTTGGAATAGCCAGAGGTTTAGCATTTCTCCATGAAGGATCTGCAATCAGGATTGTTCACAGGGACATCAAAGGTACAAATGTATTACTGGACAAAGATCTAAATGCCAAGATATCAGACTTCGGACTAGCTAAGCTCAATGAAGAGGAGAACACTCATATTAGCACTCGAGTTGCTGGAACTAT agGATATATGGCTCCAGAATATGCACTATGGGGCTATCTAACAGATAAAGCAGATGTTTATAGTTTTGGGGTTGTCGCCTTAGAAATTGTCAGTGGAAAGAGCAACTCAAGTTACAGGCCAGAGAACGAAAATGTTTGTCTTCTTGACTGG GCCCATGTATtgcaaaaaaaggaaaatttaatGGAGATAGTGGACCCAAAGCTGCAGTCTGAATTCAACAAGGAAGAGGCTGAAAGGATGATCAAAGCGGCTCTCTTATGCACCAATGCTTCTCCATCTATAAGGCCTGCAATGTCAGAAGTGGTGAGCATGCTTGAAGGACAGACCAGCATCCCGGAGGTGACCTCAGATCCTAGCATTTATGGTGATGATGTACACTCCAAACGTGTCAAAGGCCACTATCAGCAGGTCACAGACCAGAGTTTAAACAGCACACAAGACCTCTTTCCTCCATCTGATAAATCATGGATTGGAAATTCCTCTACATCTGCCCCTGAACTCTACCCCATCAATCCCGTTTCCATAAGTTTAAACCTAGTGAAACCTCGTCTTTAA
- the LOC133703597 gene encoding probable LRR receptor-like serine/threonine-protein kinase At1g29720 isoform X8, with amino-acid sequence MGFDEKSVFHLAYCKSLVRKYSWTFGKFYCPHLLVWLTYLSLESNQFSGVVPPELGKLVNLKSLILSGNKLVGTLPEALAQIKDLKDFRVSDNNLNGTVPEFIGNWTQLQKLELYATGLQGPIPLAIFHLEKLSDLRIADMPGPEFQLPSSPIERQFLVLRNINLTGTIPENAWKVEKTLDLTFNKLVGEIPPNTIRRRQFTFLSGNKLTGTVQDSFLQNSPNLDVSYNNFLRSPRCSSSNENNINWFRSSSSNNKLSDLLPCSEISRCPKYYRSFHINCGGQDVKNGKILYEGDQGGGSNAAARSYNRSGSNWGFSSTGDFMDDESFYDNKYTLQSNSNISVIDFELYATARKTPLSITYYGYCLENGNYTVRLHFAEIQFTDEKLYNKVARRVFDIYIQGIQVLKDFNFTEEAKGSNRSFTRAFNTTVTDRTLEIRLYWAGKGTTVIPIRGNYGPIISAISVCSGYRTYCEEPVETSKKPIVIGVVTSAVFLIFLVMGVIYWKLCYGDKYTRERELKGLDLKTGSFTLRQLKAATDNFNSENKIGEGGFGSVYKGELADGTIIAVKQLSPKSRQGNREFVNEIGIISCLQHPNLVRLYGCCIEGDQLLLVYEYMENNSLSRALFGAGSETSALMLDWTTRYKICVGIARGLAFLHEGSAIRIVHRDIKGTNVLLDKDLNAKISDFGLAKLNEEENTHISTRVAGTIGYMAPEYALWGYLTDKADVYSFGVVALEIVSGKSNSSYRPENENVCLLDWAHVLQKKENLMEIVDPKLQSEFNKEEAERMIKAALLCTNASPSIRPAMSEVVSMLEGQTSIPEVTSDPSIYGDDVHSKRVKGHYQQVTDQSLNSTQDLFPPSDKSWIGNSSTSAPELYPINPVSISLNLVKPRL; translated from the exons ATGGGCTTCGATGAAAAATCTGTCTTTCAT CTCGCTTACTGCAAATCGCTTGTCAGGAAATATTCCTGGACATTTGGGAAGTTTTACTGCCCTCACCTACTTGTATGGCTCACCTACTT GAGCCTTGAATCAAATCAGTTTTCTGGTGTTGTCCCACCTGAGCTTGGCAAGCTTGTCAACTTAAAATCTCT GATACTCTCCGGCAATAAGTTAGTGGGGACCTTGCCAGAGGCACTTGCGCAGATAAAAGACTTGAAGGATTT TCGCGTAAGTGATAATAATCTTAATGGCACCGTACCCGAGTTCATTGGGAACTGGACTCAACTTCAAAAGCT TGAATTGTACGCTACTGGATTGCAAGGACCTATACCTCTTGCGATTTTTCATTTGGAAAAGTTGTCTGATTT GAGGATTGCTGATATGCCTGGACCAGAGTTTCAGTTACCTAGCTCGCCGATTGAAAGGCAATTCTT GGTTCTGAGGAACATCAATTTAACTGGAACAATCCCAGAAAACGCATGGAAAGTGGAAAAAACACT CGACTTAACTTTTAACAAGTTGGTTGGGGAGATTCCTCCTAATACAATACGACGACGACAGTTTAC GTTTTTGAGTGGCAACAAGCTGACTGGAACAGTGCAAGACTCATTCCTCCAAAATAGCCCAAATCT TGATGTTTCGTACAATAACTTTTTACGGTCACCAAGATGCAGCAGCAGTAACGA GAATAATATAAACTGGTTTCGAAGCTCGTCCAGCAATAATAAATT AAGCGATCTTCTTCCATGCTCAGAGATATCTCGGTGCCCAAAAt ATTATCGTTCATTCCATATAAACTGTGGTGGACAAGATGTAAAGAATGGGAAAATCTTGTATGAAGGTGATCAAGGTGGTGGAAGTAATGCTGCTGCAAGGAGTTATAATAGATCAGGATCAAACTGGGGATTCAGCAGCACAGGAGATTTCATGGATGATGAAAGTTTCTATGATAACAAATATACGCTTCAATCAAATTCTAATATTTCTGTAATTGACTTTGAATTGTATGCAACAGCACGTAAAACTCCCCTGTCTATCACTTATTATGGATATTGTCTAGAAAATGGGAATTACACTGTCAGACTCCACTTTGCGGAGATACAATTCACAGATGAAAAACTGTACAACAAAGTTGCAAGGCGTGTTTTTGATATTTACATTCAG GGAATACAAGTGCTAAAGGATTTTAACTTTACAGAGGAAGCCAAAGGATCTAACAGAAGTTTCACAAGAGCATTCAACACCACCGTGACAGACCGTACCCTGGAGATCCGATTATACTGGGCTGGAAAAGGCACTACTGTCATTCCAATAAGAGGAAATTATGGTCCTATAATTTCTGCTATATCCGTATGTTCAG GTTACAGAACTTATTGTGAAG aaCCTGTGGAAACAAGTAAGAAACCTATTGTGATCGGAGTTGTCACTTCAGCAGTATTCCTTATTTTCTTGGTAATGGGTGTCATTTATTGGAAGCTCTGCTACGGAGACAAATACACAAGAGAACGAG AGCTTAAAGGGCTGGATTTGAAAACTGGTTCCTTCACCTTGAGGCAGCTAAAAGCGGCCACTGACAATTTCAATTCAGAAAACAAGATTGGAGAGGGTGGTTTTGGATCCGTATACAAG GGTGAATTAGCAGATGGTACTATTATTGCTGTTAAGCAGCTATCTCCAAAATCCAGGCAAGGAAACCGTGAATTTGTGAACGAAATAGGCATTATATCTTGTTTACAGCATCCCAATCTTGTAAGGCTTTATGGATGCTGTATTGAAGGAGACCAGTTGCTTTTGGTGTACGAGTACATGGAAAACAACTCCCTCTCTCGTGCACTTTTCG GAGCAGGTTCCGAAACAAGTGCTCTGATGTTGGATTGGACTACAAGGTACAAGATATGTGTTGGAATAGCCAGAGGTTTAGCATTTCTCCATGAAGGATCTGCAATCAGGATTGTTCACAGGGACATCAAAGGTACAAATGTATTACTGGACAAAGATCTAAATGCCAAGATATCAGACTTCGGACTAGCTAAGCTCAATGAAGAGGAGAACACTCATATTAGCACTCGAGTTGCTGGAACTAT agGATATATGGCTCCAGAATATGCACTATGGGGCTATCTAACAGATAAAGCAGATGTTTATAGTTTTGGGGTTGTCGCCTTAGAAATTGTCAGTGGAAAGAGCAACTCAAGTTACAGGCCAGAGAACGAAAATGTTTGTCTTCTTGACTGG GCCCATGTATtgcaaaaaaaggaaaatttaatGGAGATAGTGGACCCAAAGCTGCAGTCTGAATTCAACAAGGAAGAGGCTGAAAGGATGATCAAAGCGGCTCTCTTATGCACCAATGCTTCTCCATCTATAAGGCCTGCAATGTCAGAAGTGGTGAGCATGCTTGAAGGACAGACCAGCATCCCGGAGGTGACCTCAGATCCTAGCATTTATGGTGATGATGTACACTCCAAACGTGTCAAAGGCCACTATCAGCAGGTCACAGACCAGAGTTTAAACAGCACACAAGACCTCTTTCCTCCATCTGATAAATCATGGATTGGAAATTCCTCTACATCTGCCCCTGAACTCTACCCCATCAATCCCGTTTCCATAAGTTTAAACCTAGTGAAACCTCGTCTTTAA
- the LOC133703597 gene encoding probable LRR receptor-like serine/threonine-protein kinase At1g29720 isoform X9, which produces MKNLSFISLTANRLSGNIPGHLGSFTALTYLSLESNQFSGVVPPELGKLVNLKSLILSGNKLVGTLPEALAQIKDLKDFRVSDNNLNGTVPEFIGNWTQLQKLELYATGLQGPIPLAIFHLEKLSDLRIADMPGPEFQLPSSPIERQFLVLRNINLTGTIPENAWKVEKTLDLTFNKLVGEIPPNTIRRRQFTFLSGNKLTGTVQDSFLQNSPNLDVSYNNFLRSPRCSSSNENNINWFRSSSSNNKLSDLLPCSEISRCPKYYRSFHINCGGQDVKNGKILYEGDQGGGSNAAARSYNRSGSNWGFSSTGDFMDDESFYDNKYTLQSNSNISVIDFELYATARKTPLSITYYGYCLENGNYTVRLHFAEIQFTDEKLYNKVARRVFDIYIQGIQVLKDFNFTEEAKGSNRSFTRAFNTTVTDRTLEIRLYWAGKGTTVIPIRGNYGPIISAISVCSGYRTYCEEPVETSKKPIVIGVVTSAVFLIFLVMGVIYWKLCYGDKYTRERELKGLDLKTGSFTLRQLKAATDNFNSENKIGEGGFGSVYKGELADGTIIAVKQLSPKSRQGNREFVNEIGIISCLQHPNLVRLYGCCIEGDQLLLVYEYMENNSLSRALFGAGSETSALMLDWTTRYKICVGIARGLAFLHEGSAIRIVHRDIKGTNVLLDKDLNAKISDFGLAKLNEEENTHISTRVAGTIGYMAPEYALWGYLTDKADVYSFGVVALEIVSGKSNSSYRPENENVCLLDWAHVLQKKENLMEIVDPKLQSEFNKEEAERMIKAALLCTNASPSIRPAMSEVVSMLEGQTSIPEVTSDPSIYGDDVHSKRVKGHYQQVTDQSLNSTQDLFPPSDKSWIGNSSTSAPELYPINPVSISLNLVKPRL; this is translated from the exons ATGAAAAATCTGTCTTTCAT CTCGCTTACTGCAAATCGCTTGTCAGGAAATATTCCTGGACATTTGGGAAGTTTTACTGCCCTCACCTACTT GAGCCTTGAATCAAATCAGTTTTCTGGTGTTGTCCCACCTGAGCTTGGCAAGCTTGTCAACTTAAAATCTCT GATACTCTCCGGCAATAAGTTAGTGGGGACCTTGCCAGAGGCACTTGCGCAGATAAAAGACTTGAAGGATTT TCGCGTAAGTGATAATAATCTTAATGGCACCGTACCCGAGTTCATTGGGAACTGGACTCAACTTCAAAAGCT TGAATTGTACGCTACTGGATTGCAAGGACCTATACCTCTTGCGATTTTTCATTTGGAAAAGTTGTCTGATTT GAGGATTGCTGATATGCCTGGACCAGAGTTTCAGTTACCTAGCTCGCCGATTGAAAGGCAATTCTT GGTTCTGAGGAACATCAATTTAACTGGAACAATCCCAGAAAACGCATGGAAAGTGGAAAAAACACT CGACTTAACTTTTAACAAGTTGGTTGGGGAGATTCCTCCTAATACAATACGACGACGACAGTTTAC GTTTTTGAGTGGCAACAAGCTGACTGGAACAGTGCAAGACTCATTCCTCCAAAATAGCCCAAATCT TGATGTTTCGTACAATAACTTTTTACGGTCACCAAGATGCAGCAGCAGTAACGA GAATAATATAAACTGGTTTCGAAGCTCGTCCAGCAATAATAAATT AAGCGATCTTCTTCCATGCTCAGAGATATCTCGGTGCCCAAAAt ATTATCGTTCATTCCATATAAACTGTGGTGGACAAGATGTAAAGAATGGGAAAATCTTGTATGAAGGTGATCAAGGTGGTGGAAGTAATGCTGCTGCAAGGAGTTATAATAGATCAGGATCAAACTGGGGATTCAGCAGCACAGGAGATTTCATGGATGATGAAAGTTTCTATGATAACAAATATACGCTTCAATCAAATTCTAATATTTCTGTAATTGACTTTGAATTGTATGCAACAGCACGTAAAACTCCCCTGTCTATCACTTATTATGGATATTGTCTAGAAAATGGGAATTACACTGTCAGACTCCACTTTGCGGAGATACAATTCACAGATGAAAAACTGTACAACAAAGTTGCAAGGCGTGTTTTTGATATTTACATTCAG GGAATACAAGTGCTAAAGGATTTTAACTTTACAGAGGAAGCCAAAGGATCTAACAGAAGTTTCACAAGAGCATTCAACACCACCGTGACAGACCGTACCCTGGAGATCCGATTATACTGGGCTGGAAAAGGCACTACTGTCATTCCAATAAGAGGAAATTATGGTCCTATAATTTCTGCTATATCCGTATGTTCAG GTTACAGAACTTATTGTGAAG aaCCTGTGGAAACAAGTAAGAAACCTATTGTGATCGGAGTTGTCACTTCAGCAGTATTCCTTATTTTCTTGGTAATGGGTGTCATTTATTGGAAGCTCTGCTACGGAGACAAATACACAAGAGAACGAG AGCTTAAAGGGCTGGATTTGAAAACTGGTTCCTTCACCTTGAGGCAGCTAAAAGCGGCCACTGACAATTTCAATTCAGAAAACAAGATTGGAGAGGGTGGTTTTGGATCCGTATACAAG GGTGAATTAGCAGATGGTACTATTATTGCTGTTAAGCAGCTATCTCCAAAATCCAGGCAAGGAAACCGTGAATTTGTGAACGAAATAGGCATTATATCTTGTTTACAGCATCCCAATCTTGTAAGGCTTTATGGATGCTGTATTGAAGGAGACCAGTTGCTTTTGGTGTACGAGTACATGGAAAACAACTCCCTCTCTCGTGCACTTTTCG GAGCAGGTTCCGAAACAAGTGCTCTGATGTTGGATTGGACTACAAGGTACAAGATATGTGTTGGAATAGCCAGAGGTTTAGCATTTCTCCATGAAGGATCTGCAATCAGGATTGTTCACAGGGACATCAAAGGTACAAATGTATTACTGGACAAAGATCTAAATGCCAAGATATCAGACTTCGGACTAGCTAAGCTCAATGAAGAGGAGAACACTCATATTAGCACTCGAGTTGCTGGAACTAT agGATATATGGCTCCAGAATATGCACTATGGGGCTATCTAACAGATAAAGCAGATGTTTATAGTTTTGGGGTTGTCGCCTTAGAAATTGTCAGTGGAAAGAGCAACTCAAGTTACAGGCCAGAGAACGAAAATGTTTGTCTTCTTGACTGG GCCCATGTATtgcaaaaaaaggaaaatttaatGGAGATAGTGGACCCAAAGCTGCAGTCTGAATTCAACAAGGAAGAGGCTGAAAGGATGATCAAAGCGGCTCTCTTATGCACCAATGCTTCTCCATCTATAAGGCCTGCAATGTCAGAAGTGGTGAGCATGCTTGAAGGACAGACCAGCATCCCGGAGGTGACCTCAGATCCTAGCATTTATGGTGATGATGTACACTCCAAACGTGTCAAAGGCCACTATCAGCAGGTCACAGACCAGAGTTTAAACAGCACACAAGACCTCTTTCCTCCATCTGATAAATCATGGATTGGAAATTCCTCTACATCTGCCCCTGAACTCTACCCCATCAATCCCGTTTCCATAAGTTTAAACCTAGTGAAACCTCGTCTTTAA